Proteins encoded by one window of Blautia faecicola:
- the rpsI gene encoding 30S ribosomal protein S9, producing the protein MATTKFYGTGRRKKSIARVYLVPGTGKITINKRDIDEYFGLETLKVVVRQPLAATDNTEKFDVLVNVHGGGFTGQAGAIRHGIARALLQADAEYRPVLKKAGYLTRDPRMKERKKYGLKAARRAPQFSKR; encoded by the coding sequence TTGGCTACTACAAAATTCTACGGAACAGGAAGAAGAAAAAAATCTATCGCCAGAGTATACCTGGTACCAGGAACTGGTAAGATCACAATCAATAAAAGAGACATCGACGAGTATTTCGGACTGGAGACTCTGAAAGTTGTTGTTCGCCAGCCACTGGCAGCAACAGACAATACAGAAAAATTTGACGTTCTGGTAAACGTTCACGGTGGTGGATTTACCGGACAGGCTGGAGCTATCCGTCATGGTATCGCTCGTGCCCTGCTGCAGGCAGACGCTGAGTACAGACCGGTTCTGAAAAAAGCCGGATACCTGACTCGTGACCCGAGAATGAAAGAACGTAAGAAATACGGTCTGAAAGCAGCTCGTAGAGCTCCGCAGTTCAGCAAGAGATAA